DNA sequence from the Methanomicrobiales archaeon genome:
TGGTGGACACCGAGGGGATGTCTGTCCTGACCGCCGTCGCCGCCGGGAAACTGAACGAGACGGTGGTCGCCGGGGCGCTGCAGAAGTTCGGTGTCGGGGATGTGGTGAAGCACCGCACCCTGGTGATACCGGGATACGCCGCACCGCTCTCCGGGCGGATTGAGGATGCCAGCGGATGGAAGGTCGTCGTGGGCCCCAGGGACGCGGCGGAGATCGCGGAGTTCCTGGAGACGGGGGTGTAGATGCCGACGGTCACCTTCCTCCCCAGCTACCGCAAGGTCAGCGTCGAGCGGGGCGCAACCATCCTGGACGCCGCCCAGCAGGCCGGACTCAACATGAACGTGGTCTGCGGCGGCAAGGGGAAGTGCGGTAAGTGCATCGTCTACGTGAAAGACGGTTACTTCGCATTAGACAGGGAGAAGTACGCCATCTTCTTCACCCCCGAGGAGGTGGAGCGGGGGGCGTGCCTGGCGTGCCAGGCGGAGGTCTCGACGGACATGCTGGTGCTGGTGCCGGACACATCCCTTATCCAGGAGCAGAAGATCCTGGTGGAGAGCCTCTGCCTCCGCACCGGTTTCTGCCCGTCCGTGCGAAAGTACTGCCTGGAGCTCACCCCGCCCACGCTCGAGGATCCCTCGCCGGACCTGACGCGCCTGCTCTGGGGGATCGAACGGCAGGGGGGGCCGAAGGCGACGAAGATCTTCGCCCCCCTGGACATGCTCCGCAGCATGTCGCAGCTGCTGCGGAGCAGCGACTGGAAGGTGACGGCGACGGTGGCGATCGTCCCCGGCGGCTACCGCCTGATCAACCTGGAGAGCGGCAGGACGACAGAGCGCCTCTACGGGGCGGCGGTGGACCTCGGCACCACCACGATCGCCGCCACGATCCGCAGCCTCATCGACGGCTCCGTCGCCGGCACCGGCTCGACCTACAACCGCCAGATCGGCTGCGGGGAGGATATCCTCTCGCGGGTCAACTACGCGCAGAAGAGCGGGCTCTCCCGCCTGCAGCAGCTGGCGGCGGAGAGCATCAACATCGCCATCCGCAGCGCGGCGGACAGCGCCGGCATCGACATGGAGGACATCTATGAGGTGGAGATCGCCGGGAACACCGTGATGACCCACCTCCTGCTCTCCATCGACCCCTCCTACATGATCGCCGAGCCTTACGTGCCGGTGGTCAGGCGATCGATCTACGCCGCCGCCGGGCGGCTGGGGATCGCTGTCCACCCCGCCGCCGGCGTCTATACCTTCCCCGCCGTCTCCAACTTCATCGGCGGGGACATCATCGCCGATATCCTCACCTGCGGCATGGGCGAGAGCGAGGACGTCTCTCTCCTGATCGACATCGGCACCAACTTCGAGGTCGTCCTCGGGAACAGCGACTGGATGCTCTCCGCCGCCGGCGCCGCGGGGCCGGCTCTCGAGGGCGGGGAGGTGCTCTTCGGGATGCGGGCAAACCCGGGGGCGATCGAGCGGATCGAGGTCGACCGGGAGACGCTCGACGTCACCTACGCGACCATCAACGGCGCCAAACCCCGGGGCCTCTGCGGCTCGGCCCTGATCGACCTTCCCGCCGAACTCCTCCGCGCCTGCGTCATCGACCGCACCGGCCTGATCGACACCCGGATCGACCACCCGCGGGTGAGGAAGGGGCCGTACTACCCCGAGTTCGTGGTGGCGTTCAAGGAGGAGACCGATGCGGGAAAGGACATCGTCGTCACGGAGAACGATATCAAGAACCTGATCATGAGCAAAGCGGCGGTGCTCGCCGCCTGTCTGACTCTGATCGAGGGGGCGGGCATCACGCTGGCGGATATCCAGCACCTCTACCTCTCGGGGGCGTTCGGCAACTACATCAACAAGCAGAACGCCGTCACGATCGGGCTGATACCGGAGATCCCGCTCGATCGGATCCAGAACATCGGCAACGGAGCACTGGAGGGCGCGAACATCGCCCTGATCAACCGGGACCGCCGCCTGGTGCTGGACGAGATCGCGTTCAAGATCGCCTACATCGAGCTGAACGCCGATCCCTCGTTCATGGACCGCTACACCAGCAGCTGCTTCCTGCCCCACACCGACCTCGCCCTCTTCCCCGGTGTGCAGGCGATGCTCGAGGCGTGCCGCCTGCGACGGGAGGTGGTGCGACCCCATGGCTGAGAACATATCCCCGCCGAACTCGCTCGCGAGCGGCGTCGGGGCGCTCCCCCACCGTGACCCACCCGCTGCCTGCGACGCCGTGCTCGCCGCATTCCCCCGCTTCCCCTACGCCCCGACGCTTCCCGGCCGCGGGCTGCTGGAGGGGATCGTCTTCTCAGAATCCGCCCAGCTCCCCGGTCGGATTCTCCGAGAGGGGCGGCTCTACGTGGACACCCGCCTCGACCACTCCGCTGCGATGGAGCAGGTCTACCAGGACTTTGTGGAGGGGGACTACCGCAACTACCCGGCCACCCCGGAGTACAATTCGGGGTTCCACGCGATGCTGGAGCGGGACCTGAAGGACGCACAGATCCTGAAGTGCCAGGCAACCGGGGCGGTCACCTTCGGGATGCAGGTGACGGACTGCGCCAAACGCCCGCTCTTCTACGACTCCCTCTGGGCCGATATGCTCGGGAAGCTGATCGCGCTGCGGGCCCGCTGGTACGAGGCGGCGATGCGGGAGCGGACAAGCGTCCCCGAGACCCTGGTCGTGCTGAACGAGCCCTACCTGGCGGCTCTCGGCTCCTCCGTGGTGCCCATCGACGCCGATGCGGTGGCGGCGGTGTTCCAGGATGCCGCCTCCCTCCTGAAGGGGGGGCTCGGGGTGCACTGCTGCTCCAACACCGACTGGGGGTTTTTGATCTCCCTGAGGCCGGCACTGATCTCGTTCGACGCCTACACCACGGCGCGGGAGTTCCTGCTCTACGCCGACGAGATCGCCGGGTTTCTGGAGGGGGGCGGGGCGATCGCCTGGGGGATCGTGCCCGCGGAATACCAGGTGTTCCGCCAGGAGACCGAGGCGTCGCTCTACGAGAGATTCCAGGCGATCCGACAACAGGTCTGCGAGTACGTGGACGACGAACTCTTCTTCTCCCAGTCCCTGATCACGCCGACCTGCGGGATCCGCTTTGCCGACGAGGAGGGTGCGGAAGCCATCATGCAGATGACGGCGGGGCTCTCGCGCCGGGTGCGGGGGGAGTCGGCATGACCCCCCGCCCCTGCCGCATCGCCGTCTCCGGGAAGGGCGGGACGGGGAAGACCACGATCGCCTCGCTCATCATCGCATCGTTGAAAGACGCCTGCCAGACGCCCATCCTCGCCGTGGATGCCGATCCCAACGCCAACCTCAACGAAGCGCTGGGTCTGACCGTCCGCGAGACGCTCGGGAGCATGCGGGAGGACGCCTTCACAAAGAGCATCCCCCCCGGCATGTCGCGGACCGATTACGTCCGCTACCGCTTCCGCCAGGTGCTCGTCGAGTCCGGGGGCGTCGACCTCCTGGCGATGGGCAGGCCGGAGGGGAGCGGCTGCTACTGCTTCGCGAACAACCTCCTCCGGGAGTCCATGCAGACGCTGGAGAAGGAGTACCGTTTCGTCGTCGTCGATACCGAAGCCGGCATGGAGCATTTCAGCCGGGGCACGGTGGGCCGGCCCGACGTCCTGTTGATCGTGAGCGATCCCGGGGTCCGGGGGCTGCGGACGGCGGACCGGATCCGCGAGATCGCCGCCTCCCTGGGGTTCGCGGAGAGCCGGATGTTCCTGGTCTTCAACCGCTATCGGGAGGATGCCGCAGCCGTACCCTCCGTCCGCCTGCGGCCGATCGCCTGGATTCCGGAGGATCCCGCGGTGCTGGAGGCCGATCTCCATGGCATGCCGATCGCCGACATTCCGGCGACGAGCCCCGCCCGGGCTGCGGCGCGGATCTTGACCGACACCCTTCTTGAGATCTGCGGTGACCTGACCCCCCGCGAGTGACGGATTAAAAGACGATGGTTCATACGTGCGGATGCCAGAGTCAGGTACAGCATCCGGCGGGATGCACTGGCGGTGCACGGTGGACCTGTTTGTCTACGACTGGATTCTGCTCCCCGGGCTGATCCTGGCAGCCCGGATCGTCGAGACCTGCCTGAAGACGGTGCGGCAGGTCTACGTGGCGCGCGGGTTCAAGCGGCTCGCCGCCGGGATCGGAACGGGGGAGATTGCGGTCTGGCTGCTCTCGACCGGGCTCGTCATCACGCACCTCACCAATATCCCGGGCATCGCCGCCTACATCGCGGGCTATGCCATCGGGACCATGCTCGGGATCGACCTGGAGAACTACCTCCGGGTCGGGAACGCGGTCGTGCGGATCATCACGCGGAACAGACCCGAGCCGATGATGCTGGAGCTCCGCGAGAGGGGGTTCGGGATCACCCGCCTCGAGGGGAGCGGCAGTTTCGGTTCGCCGGTCTCCGTCCTGCTCGTGCTCGTGCCGCGGAGCGAACTATCGGAACTGGTCGCCATCCTGAACCGCAACTACCCGGACGCCATCTTCACCGTCGAGGATATCCGCACCGTAAAAGAGGATGCCCGCCTGTTCCATCGCGACCAGCACCCGGGCCTGCTCCGCTGGCTCCAGAGATGAGGCCTATGCCGCCTCTGCCTCCCGCAGCGGAATCCCGCACACCGGGCATCGCATGGCGCTGCAGGGGACGTTCTTTCCCTTCTCCACGATCCTCTCGCACTGCGGGCACTGGCAGAGAATCCTGCGGGCCGGCCGTCCCACGCGGCGCCGTTTCCTGGTGACCATGAGAGGAGTATGCTGCCCGCCGTTAAAAAGGCTCGCGGTCAGGATACGCCGTACTGGTTGATGGTGCGGATCAGCGCGGCGAATCCTTCCATCTCCAGCTCCAGCACCTGCAGTCGCGTCATCCCCATGCTCCGCTCCCCGTCCGCGGTGAGGGTCTCGGGCCCCCGCACCACGGTCCGCTGCACGCCGTCCGCGGAGAGAATCTCCTCCGCCTCGCGGATGTGGACGAACGCACGCCCGGGGAGGATGACCGTCTCTTCCAGATCCGTCAGATCGATCTCCTTCAAATCGTCCCGCGTGATGAGGCAGGCGATCTCCTTTCTTACGGGCAGGACCCGCCCGGAGAAGCCGCGGGCATCGAGCACCTGCCGCACGCAGGGGGCGGAGATGCTGCCAGTCACGACGGTCGCCCTTCCTGCCGCCCGTGGCAGCAGAGCCAGGAGATCCGCCTCCTGCAGGATGGCGAAGGGAGAGCCGATCTCGGGATCCCAGAGCGGGGTTCCGCTGATCTTCATCGTGAACCGCCCCGCGAGATCGGTGACGAGGGAGCGGAACTCCTCCACCGTATGCGTCCGCTGACCCGGGATCAGCGGGGCGTTCCCCAGGATCAGCCCCTGCTCCGCGGCGTTGGCGAACCGCATCAGGATCAGCCCCTTCGCGCCCCTCTCCTCCAGCCAGGCGCAGGTCCTCTCCAGATCTTCGCCGTCGTTCACGCCCGGAATCACGACCGCCGCCGCGTAGACCTCGATCTCCCCCATGAGGTCCTCCAGGACGGCGAGCGAGACCTCCGGCGTGGGATCGTGCATGTACGTCCGCCGGAGGTCGGGATCGGCCGAGAACACCGTGAACGAGACCTCCGACAGTCCGTTGTCGACGAGGAACCGCGCGACGTTCGGATCGTCGAATCCCTTGCCGCTGGTATAGCCGATGTGGAGGGGGGCTTCCATGCTCCCCAGGAGCTCCACGAGGTCCCGGAACCGGGGGTAGCAGCTGGGATCGCCTCCACCGCTGATGGTGATGCGGGCGAGGTCTCCGTCCAGCCTCTGGAGCTGCACCAGCACCGCATCGGCGATCTCCCGCAGTTCCTTGAACCCGCTGTACTGCTCCTTCACGCTGCGGGTGCAGTAGTCGCAGCCCACACGGTAGGGGGGACAGTACCGGCAGCCGAACGGCGGCATGTCCTTCGCGTGCTTGAAGTAGCAGTACTCGCAGAAACCTCGGCAGTCCCGCCCCGGTCTCCCCCCGATATCCACGTTCAGTTCCGGCACAACAGAACGTTGGATCCGCTCCCTGATGAGCCTTTTCTCCTCCCGTTCCGTGCACGGGGCTGCCCGATGTTTGCGGTGTCCTCCTGCTGCCGCTCCGTCAGTGCGTGCGGCGGATCCGCCTGACCATATCCCGCGTGCTCTCCCTGCAGGGCCGATCCTCCTCCGGTTGTTCGACCTTTCCCGCTAGTCCGCGGAAGATCTGGGAGATCGCCTCCCCGTGGGAGGGGCCGTAGCCCCCCTCCAGCACCAGGGCGAGCGGGAGCGATGCTGCGTCCCGCAGGAGACGGGTGAGGTGCGCCAGATCCCGCGGGCGGACCTGCATGCCGCCCAGGGGATCGTCGTGGAGGATGTCCTGCCCGGCCGAGACGATGAGGAGATCGGGACGGAAGCGTTCGATCGCCGGCGCGAAGATCTCCGCGAAGACGAGCGCGTAGTCCGCTCCGCCGGCGTCGGCGGAGAGGGGCACGTTGATGGTAAAACCCGTCCCATCGCCATAGCCCCGCTCTTCCGCCTGCCCTGTGAGGGGGAACGCGTTCCACTGGTGGACGGAGCAGTAGAGCACCCGGTTCGAGCCATAGAACGCCTGCTGGGTGCCGTTGCCGTGGTGGATGTCCCAGTCGACGATCGCCACACGGTCAACGGATGTGAGGGCAGCAGCGGCTGCAATCGCCACGTTGTTCAGCAGGCAGAAGCCCATCGCGCGCTCCTTCTCTGCGTGGTGCCCCGGCGGGCGGACCAGCGCAAAACAGCTCTCACCGTCCATCGCCCGCTCCGTCGCCCCCATCGCCGAACCCGCGGCATACAGCGCCACCTCGCAGGAGTGGGGGGTGATGTAGGTGTCGGGATCCAGAAAGCTTACCCGCGCTGTGTCAGCGCAGCGCTGCTCCAGCCAGTCGAGGTAGCGGGGCGAATGCACGCGCTCCAGATCGGCGCGGCTCGCCTGCACGGGTTCGTAGACCGTTATCCCCCGAGGGAGACCGGAGAGCGCCCTACGCAGCCGCTCGTTACTCTCGGGGTGCCCCCGGAGGTCGTGCCGCGTGAAGAGATCCCCGCTGATGGCAGAGCATTTCATACAGGTCCCGCGATCCAACCATCGCCCATGGGGCGTATAAAGGTTGTCCCGCCGCGAGGCGGGAACGACTCATCCGCCTACTGCCGCACCCGGTATCCAGCCGCTTCCAGAACGGACGCAACCCGCTCCCGCCAGACGGCGTCGTCCTCCTCCCGGATGCCTCCCACGCACGCTTCCCACACCGAAGAGAAGATCGGGTCCTCGGAGCAGAGGTGCCCCCGACCCATGACGCGCCCGACCCGTCTCCCCTGCGGATCCAGGATCAGCAGGGTCCAGCATCCGAACTCGCGGCAGATTTCGGGGCGCGTGCGGTGGACGGTGCAGCATGCCTTCCCGTCGCGGGGATCGCGCCGCAGGAACGGGCAGGCATCGGGCCAGTCCGCGAAGATGCTCCTGTCGGCGTAGAGATCGGTCTTATCGGAATCGATGCGGACCAACTGCTCCTCACCGGTGTACTGGTTCCGCAGGAGAAAGCCGCCGTCGCTGCGCTCCTCTTTGATCGCATGCATCCGTCCCATGATGCTGCAGCACTCCCCGCACTGACTGCACTCGAAGCCCAAGCCGTTCCCTGGATATCTCTTGGAAGTTCCCCACCATGAATACCGCTCTTATCCGGCGGTGTCGCGACCTGTGCTGGTGCATCCCCATGATGGCAGTTTGTGCCATCCTTCCCCCCGCGGGCGGAGTGTCCGCCTCTTTGGTCCCGGGGGGCATGGCTCGTTGCCTTGAACCGCCCCTGGAGGCTATCGTTCCAGCAGGGGTGGGGGCCCCTCTCCCCCTCTTGATCCCTCCCCCATAAATGCGATAGGTCAGCATGGGTGAACTGAAGATCGAGCGGTGTTTACAGTCGAGCCCATCGCTCTCACATGTGTCCCGTTATGCTATGGCGCTATGAGGAGACATACCGTATCGCATGCGGGTATGAAGGGTATCCCTTGCTGCGATCGATCCGTGCAGAGGAGAGCAGAAGATCAATTCGGATACCTCCCGGATTGGGGCCATCGGACAGTGACATTATTAGCCGCAGACCCGCAGATACATTAAGACAGGACGCTGCATCGGGCTGGTTCACCAGCCCTCCGGGCACCGTTCAGGGGGGGGATGCACTATAAACGCCCGCGGGATATCGGAGGATACGGCCGTGCGTGAGACAGACGGCATGAGCGGAAGCGGCAGCCCGGCGGCACCGCCCATCCCCGAGCTCCTCGCTCCCGCGGGATCTCCCGAGGCGCTGCGGGCGGCTGTCGCCGCCGGAGCGGATGCGGTCTACCTGGGCGGCAGGATCTTCTCAGCCCGCCAGTTCGCAGCCAACTTCAGCGACGTGGAGCTCGCCGAGGCGGTCCGGTACGCCCACGCCCACGGTGTGCGGGTTTACGCCGCCGTGAACACGCTCATCCTGGACGAGGAGCTCGGCGAAGCGCTCCGCTACCTCCTCCGCCTCTACGGATGGGGCGTGGATGCGGTGCTCGTCCAGGATCTCGGGCTCGCCGCGCTGGCGCGGACGGTCATTCCCCGCCTCCCCCTGCACGCCTCCACCCAGATGACCATCCACAACCGCGAAGGTGCGGAGTGGGCGGCCCGCATGGGATTCGCCCGAACGGTCCTGGCGCGGGAGCTGCCCGCCGACGAGATCCGTGGGATCGCCCGCGCGATCCCGGCGGAGAGGATGGGGCTGGAGGTCTTCATCCACGGCGCCCTCTGCTACTGCTACTCCGGGCAGTGCCTCCTCTCTTCGGTCATCGGTGGGAGGAGCGGGAACCGCGGCATGTGCGCCCAGCCCTGCCGGAAGCCCTACACCCTNNNNNNGGCGGGAGGAGCGGGAACCGCGGCATGTGCGCCCAGCCCTGCCGGAAGCCCTACACCCTCCTGCGGGGAGCGCAGGATATCTACGGCCGCCCCACCAACCAGGCTCCCGTCGCGCTGCAGGACCGCTACCTCCTCTCGACGCGGGATCTGGAGGTCTACCCCCAGCTCGACAAGATCGTCGAGCTCGGCGTCGTCGCCCTCAAGATCGAGGGACGGATGAGGTCCCCCGAGTACGTGGCCGTCGCCGTGGACATCTACCGCAGAGCGCTCCAGGCGATCGCCGAAGGCCGCTTCGAGCCCTCCGCCGAAGACGAGCGGGACCTGGCGCTGGCGTTCAACCGCGGCTTCAGCGGCGGCTACATCCTGCAGGACACCGTCATGGGGAGGGAGCGGCCGGACAACCGCGGGCTCCATGCCGGGCGAGTGGCGGCCGTCGACCGCTCCCGGCGGGAGATCGGACTCGAGCTGATCGGCGGCGGCATCCGCCCGGAGCGGGGCGACGGGATCGAGGTCGTCCTGAATGGTGGCGGGGGCGGGGGCATCGGCATCGTGCTGCGGAGGGATCCCGTGGAACGGGACGGCCTCCTCTGGCTTCCGATCAGGGGATCGGTGCGGGAGGGGGCCTGCGTCTCCATCACTCGCCGCGCCGATCTGGAGCGGCGGGCCAAGCGGATCGTTGCGGGTCCGGGCCGGAGGGCGCCCCTCCCGATCGATCTGGCGGTGGAGTGGGAGGCGGACGGCACCCCGCTGCTCATCGGCACCTTTACCGGGCCCCGGGGGACGATCGAGGTGCGGCACCGGGGCCACTTCCGCATGGAGCCCGCGGTCAGCCGACCCCTGACCGGAGAGGACGTCAGATCGCACCTGCAGCGCACCGGCGGAACGGGGTTCGCGTTCCGCACGATCACAGTCCGGCATCTCCCTGGCCTCTTCGCCACACCGGGAGACCTGAACCGCCTCCGCCGGGATTTCCTGGAGAAGGCGCGGGAGGCTCTCGTCGCCGCCTGCCTGCCGGACCCATACGAGGTGTCGGCCGCGAAGGTGCGGCTGGACGCGGCTGTCTCCGCTCTCTCCCGAAAGCCGGAGCAGGGAAGAGCGGGCAGGGCGCCCTCCATCGCCTGCTACGTGGACACCCCGGCGTCCGTACAGGCAGCGATCGAGGGCGGGTGCCACCGCATCTACCTGGAGCCCCGCCTCCCCGCCCCGTGCTCGGGAGGGGCGCGGGCTCCGCCTGCGCAGCCTGCGCCGGACGCCG
Encoded proteins:
- a CDS encoding ASKHA domain-containing protein; amino-acid sequence: MPTVTFLPSYRKVSVERGATILDAAQQAGLNMNVVCGGKGKCGKCIVYVKDGYFALDREKYAIFFTPEEVERGACLACQAEVSTDMLVLVPDTSLIQEQKILVESLCLRTGFCPSVRKYCLELTPPTLEDPSPDLTRLLWGIERQGGPKATKIFAPLDMLRSMSQLLRSSDWKVTATVAIVPGGYRLINLESGRTTERLYGAAVDLGTTTIAATIRSLIDGSVAGTGSTYNRQIGCGEDILSRVNYAQKSGLSRLQQLAAESINIAIRSAADSAGIDMEDIYEVEIAGNTVMTHLLLSIDPSYMIAEPYVPVVRRSIYAAAGRLGIAVHPAAGVYTFPAVSNFIGGDIIADILTCGMGESEDVSLLIDIGTNFEVVLGNSDWMLSAAGAAGPALEGGEVLFGMRANPGAIERIEVDRETLDVTYATINGAKPRGLCGSALIDLPAELLRACVIDRTGLIDTRIDHPRVRKGPYYPEFVVAFKEETDAGKDIVVTENDIKNLIMSKAAVLAACLTLIEGAGITLADIQHLYLSGAFGNYINKQNAVTIGLIPEIPLDRIQNIGNGALEGANIALINRDRRLVLDEIAFKIAYIELNADPSFMDRYTSSCFLPHTDLALFPGVQAMLEACRLRREVVRPHG
- a CDS encoding AAA family ATPase, translated to MTPRPCRIAVSGKGGTGKTTIASLIIASLKDACQTPILAVDADPNANLNEALGLTVRETLGSMREDAFTKSIPPGMSRTDYVRYRFRQVLVESGGVDLLAMGRPEGSGCYCFANNLLRESMQTLEKEYRFVVVDTEAGMEHFSRGTVGRPDVLLIVSDPGVRGLRTADRIREIAASLGFAESRMFLVFNRYREDAAAVPSVRLRPIAWIPEDPAVLEADLHGMPIADIPATSPARAAARILTDTLLEICGDLTPRE
- a CDS encoding DUF5698 domain-containing protein; this translates as MPESGTASGGMHWRCTVDLFVYDWILLPGLILAARIVETCLKTVRQVYVARGFKRLAAGIGTGEIAVWLLSTGLVITHLTNIPGIAAYIAGYAIGTMLGIDLENYLRVGNAVVRIITRNRPEPMMLELRERGFGITRLEGSGSFGSPVSVLLVLVPRSELSELVAILNRNYPDAIFTVEDIRTVKEDARLFHRDQHPGLLRWLQR
- the mmp10 gene encoding methyl coenzyme M reductase-arginine methyltransferase Mmp10 (Mmp10 (methanogenesis marker protein 10) is a cobalamin-requiring radical SAM methyltransferase that creates the methylarginine modification to methyl coenzyme M reductase.), encoding MPELNVDIGGRPGRDCRGFCEYCYFKHAKDMPPFGCRYCPPYRVGCDYCTRSVKEQYSGFKELREIADAVLVQLQRLDGDLARITISGGGDPSCYPRFRDLVELLGSMEAPLHIGYTSGKGFDDPNVARFLVDNGLSEVSFTVFSADPDLRRTYMHDPTPEVSLAVLEDLMGEIEVYAAAVVIPGVNDGEDLERTCAWLEERGAKGLILMRFANAAEQGLILGNAPLIPGQRTHTVEEFRSLVTDLAGRFTMKISGTPLWDPEIGSPFAILQEADLLALLPRAAGRATVVTGSISAPCVRQVLDARGFSGRVLPVRKEIACLITRDDLKEIDLTDLEETVILPGRAFVHIREAEEILSADGVQRTVVRGPETLTADGERSMGMTRLQVLELEMEGFAALIRTINQYGVS
- a CDS encoding histone deacetylase, whose product is MKCSAISGDLFTRHDLRGHPESNERLRRALSGLPRGITVYEPVQASRADLERVHSPRYLDWLEQRCADTARVSFLDPDTYITPHSCEVALYAAGSAMGATERAMDGESCFALVRPPGHHAEKERAMGFCLLNNVAIAAAAALTSVDRVAIVDWDIHHGNGTQQAFYGSNRVLYCSVHQWNAFPLTGQAEERGYGDGTGFTINVPLSADAGGADYALVFAEIFAPAIERFRPDLLIVSAGQDILHDDPLGGMQVRPRDLAHLTRLLRDAASLPLALVLEGGYGPSHGEAISQIFRGLAGKVEQPEEDRPCRESTRDMVRRIRRTH
- a CDS encoding YkgJ family cysteine cluster protein — translated: MGFECSQCGECCSIMGRMHAIKEERSDGGFLLRNQYTGEEQLVRIDSDKTDLYADRSIFADWPDACPFLRRDPRDGKACCTVHRTRPEICREFGCWTLLILDPQGRRVGRVMGRGHLCSEDPIFSSVWEACVGGIREEDDAVWRERVASVLEAAGYRVRQ
- a CDS encoding DUF3656 domain-containing protein, with translation MCAQPCRKPYTLLRGAQDIYGRPTNQAPVALQDRYLLSTRDLEVYPQLDKIVELGVVALKIEGRMRSPEYVAVAVDIYRRALQAIAEGRFEPSAEDERDLALAFNRGFSGGYILQDTVMGRERPDNRGLHAGRVAAVDRSRREIGLELIGGGIRPERGDGIEVVLNGGGGGGIGIVLRRDPVERDGLLWLPIRGSVREGACVSITRRADLERRAKRIVAGPGRRAPLPIDLAVEWEADGTPLLIGTFTGPRGTIEVRHRGHFRMEPAVSRPLTGEDVRSHLQRTGGTGFAFRTITVRHLPGLFATPGDLNRLRRDFLEKAREALVAACLPDPYEVSAAKVRLDAAVSALSRKPEQGRAGRAPSIACYVDTPASVQAAIEGGCHRIYLEPRLPAPCSGGARAPPAQPAPDADSLLAALGEAAESAARAGATLFWKWPRIARRRFLDTALPLIPVAYGRGVYGVMVEGHGLAQAVREAGPGMAVCGGAGLNIWNHRTVLALAPPLERLTLSPELSADSLAVLVQRASQAAGAPALEILVQGNLEAMIAEDCLPCTAGAVERAGGEAWTLRDERNREFPLLLDTECRTRILNAVELCLIDHMPALFSIGLDGIAIDARGRSPRYVREMTALYRKAVDAAERRDHGWKQELARLKEEAKRMSLGGITAGHFLRGLKR